In one window of Gossypium hirsutum isolate 1008001.06 chromosome A01, Gossypium_hirsutum_v2.1, whole genome shotgun sequence DNA:
- the LOC121229251 gene encoding YDG domain-containing protein At5g47160 isoform X1: protein MNTFDGGSIMVSSRPKRVKEGPLSKSKQARHAVGKVVRHVKVHPRGICSNQQTAFTPEWYECRSAIKEALRCYRRLLSDKDYRERISKDHGMGLERGKPSGIGQHMRLANLVRCLGKWVNTAKQIGCVGGIEVGDGFHWRGELCIVGLHSEFQKGIDCITSLNGSKIWATSIVDSGRYDSSTRKVSSDEFTYCGEGENPSFCGFKKLKDQKLVGGNRALRNNMIDRKPVRVIRRFDNIGNTNESGYKFVYEGLYQVKHCWKEIRMDTGKYVYKFNLVKLEDHLQYEPQWKVDNVRTRRYH, encoded by the exons ATGAATACTTTTGATGGG GGTTCAATCATGGTGTCATCGCGTCCAAAACGAGTGAAAGAGGGACCTTTATCTAAGTCTAAGCAAGCAAGACATGCTGTTGGCAAAGTTGTGCGGCATGTTAAGGTTCATCCCCGAGGAATTTGTTCAAACCAACAGACTGCTTTTACTCCAGAATGGTATGAATGTCGTAGTGCTATCAAGGAAGCTCTGAGATGTTACAGACGGTTACTTTCAGACAAGGATTACCGTGAGAGAATTTCAAAGGATCATGGGATGGGCTTGGAACGAGGGAAACCTTCCGGTATAGGGCAACATATGAGACTAGCGAACCTGGTTAGGTGTTTGGGAAAATGGGTCAACACAGCCAAGCAAATAGGATGCGTTGGAGGGATTGAAGTTGGTGATGGTTTCCATTGGAGGGGTGAGTTGTGCATTGTCGGACTTCACAGTGAATTTCAAAAAGGGATAGATTGTATCACTTCTCTCAATGGTAGCAAAATTTGGGCTACGAGCATTGTCGATTCCGGTCGATACGATAGTTCTACAAGAAAGGTTTCGTCCGATGAGTTTACTTACTGCGGGGAAGGTGAAAATCCTAGCTTTTGTGGGTTTAAGAAACTTAAAGATCAAAAGCTTGTTGGTGGGAACCGTGCATTGAGGAACAATATGATTGACAGGAAGCCAGTCAGGGTGATACGTAGGTTCGACAACATCGGCAACACAAACGAGAGCGGCTACAAGTTTGTTTACGAAGGCTTGTACCAAGTGAAGCATTGTTGGAAAGAAATTAGAATGGACACTGGAAAATATGTTTACAAGTTCAACCTGGTGAAATTGGAGGATCATCTACAATATGAGCCACAATGGAAGGTGGACAACGTTCGTACTCGGAGGTATCATTGA
- the LOC121229251 gene encoding YDG domain-containing protein At5g47160 isoform X2 — translation MVSSRPKRVKEGPLSKSKQARHAVGKVVRHVKVHPRGICSNQQTAFTPEWYECRSAIKEALRCYRRLLSDKDYRERISKDHGMGLERGKPSGIGQHMRLANLVRCLGKWVNTAKQIGCVGGIEVGDGFHWRGELCIVGLHSEFQKGIDCITSLNGSKIWATSIVDSGRYDSSTRKVSSDEFTYCGEGENPSFCGFKKLKDQKLVGGNRALRNNMIDRKPVRVIRRFDNIGNTNESGYKFVYEGLYQVKHCWKEIRMDTGKYVYKFNLVKLEDHLQYEPQWKVDNVRTRRYH, via the coding sequence ATGGTGTCATCGCGTCCAAAACGAGTGAAAGAGGGACCTTTATCTAAGTCTAAGCAAGCAAGACATGCTGTTGGCAAAGTTGTGCGGCATGTTAAGGTTCATCCCCGAGGAATTTGTTCAAACCAACAGACTGCTTTTACTCCAGAATGGTATGAATGTCGTAGTGCTATCAAGGAAGCTCTGAGATGTTACAGACGGTTACTTTCAGACAAGGATTACCGTGAGAGAATTTCAAAGGATCATGGGATGGGCTTGGAACGAGGGAAACCTTCCGGTATAGGGCAACATATGAGACTAGCGAACCTGGTTAGGTGTTTGGGAAAATGGGTCAACACAGCCAAGCAAATAGGATGCGTTGGAGGGATTGAAGTTGGTGATGGTTTCCATTGGAGGGGTGAGTTGTGCATTGTCGGACTTCACAGTGAATTTCAAAAAGGGATAGATTGTATCACTTCTCTCAATGGTAGCAAAATTTGGGCTACGAGCATTGTCGATTCCGGTCGATACGATAGTTCTACAAGAAAGGTTTCGTCCGATGAGTTTACTTACTGCGGGGAAGGTGAAAATCCTAGCTTTTGTGGGTTTAAGAAACTTAAAGATCAAAAGCTTGTTGGTGGGAACCGTGCATTGAGGAACAATATGATTGACAGGAAGCCAGTCAGGGTGATACGTAGGTTCGACAACATCGGCAACACAAACGAGAGCGGCTACAAGTTTGTTTACGAAGGCTTGTACCAAGTGAAGCATTGTTGGAAAGAAATTAGAATGGACACTGGAAAATATGTTTACAAGTTCAACCTGGTGAAATTGGAGGATCATCTACAATATGAGCCACAATGGAAGGTGGACAACGTTCGTACTCGGAGGTATCATTGA